Below is a genomic region from Nilaparvata lugens isolate BPH chromosome 3, ASM1435652v1, whole genome shotgun sequence.
tcatacgccaatattgaagtaaaaatcagactatagaattattcatcataaatcagctgtctagtggactataatactacccgttcaaaaatatcgaacatcttgaaaatttatctttccatcaacgttagtagatagttgactataatactacacgttcaaaaacatcgaacatcttgaaaattgtatctttccatcaacgttgtagacagttgcagccagacctgataacagcgctcacactcacattccgggacgacacgtcacggtacgataggacagaaagctctatgtttatttaggattttttctagacatttcaaattgataattatctattaatttttgagaaaacataactaCAGGTCAAAAACTCAGTTcaagtttgaatttgtatcccatatgataatttatccagttcggTGATAATCTTtcaatctgataaaaatatttctcaattattttaaaattaatttttcaatcaagaatattataatttcttcagcattatttttagttcatttgatcattttttattttattttcaatcacctattaaatttgtttttcaaattaatactgATGGGCaagcattataaaataaaaattattgaaatagacacggccagacatctgtgtatgcatgcaatgaataacccacttgtcagctgattgattatcaataattctatagtctgattgatcccatcttcaaagtagatgatatatttatagtgatatcagagtatggaggaattccttttcttttcatattatccttgaaatgcaaaatttcaaaacaccTTGTGAATACATCGACgcacagttgaaaaaggaatattcctgcaaaatctcatcgaattctatcaacgcgtttggctgtATTCGCCTTACTTatgacagacaaaagaaaatccgagttaaaacatagatctcactacgttcggtcaacaaGTTGTGCAATCAAagagctatttatttattgctatcctttctctatggaATCGATGAAAAACCTACTGGAATTTGTTAAATCTATTAATCTAAACCACAGACAACCAGGCTTGAATCTGTGTCTAAAGATACTTGAAAATCGTTTGAAAATACGACCCATAAATTCGTTTAAAATAGCTTAAGAAGTACTTACAGATTTTGGACAAGGAGCTACCCAAACTTCATCATTATCGGATAAATCTTCAAGATAGAACACATCTTCCTCAAAGTATTCCTCTTTAATTCCTTCGCTCAGctgaaacaaatttatataaatcatttttttattcattcaacaatgATTAGAACACagaataattagaaattaaaaaaaaaaaaaaaaaaaacaggccTATAtcccttactattccattctcgaattttgattgaaaattcaacTTAGAATGAACAATTTGGGCCTACTTTAAAGAAAACTAAATATCAAGTAAGGTATTAACAGAATCATAATATACAACTAACACATGAGTAGAAGCCTGTAGATTATTTGAGGAATATACTGAAACGTTCTGTCCATTGGGGTACACAGTATAAAGTTACTAAAATAGACCTTACGAGAACAGTCAGTCCGATGAAAATTGAAACTCAAACATagacgttgccaattcgtcagGACTCAGGAGTGTTATAAACAACTGAATCAATCTTTATTCATAATCCGATAATATTCTACTAGGTAGCAGCTGATATTTGACAACGTTGCATCAACTctcatcggactattttcaTGCAGTCTACTCTAAATAAAGCCAATGCAATGAATTTCTGCCGACAGATGGAGAATATAACATtgtttcttatgggagtgttcacgcACATTAGTAGTCTACAGATTTGCTACCACTAGCATTATGAAACTTACACAGATTTCTTGAAATTTCCAATATTTCTCTATCAAACTCAAAATAATTTCactcaaaatttataatttaaaaatgttaaGGTTGCAGACTCATGCGCATTTTgctttcatcagctgatgttgagcctattatatctgtattgGTACAGGCACATTAAGAttcagatataataagcatcagctgatgaaaggCGAACTGCTTGTGTTAGTGGCGCAGaggtctgtacgcacctttataatacTTTTGCTGATGGATAGATTATAAGAGGTACCTACTTTCACCTCACAAGTTTTCCTAAAAAGTATATGTGAGCATTCAAACTAATATTGAAAATCCACAAATCTAGTATAATGATGGAATGATAGTGCAACAATATTATAAGTGTCTTCCGAACCCCTAAAATCATAAAATACTAACCTTTTTCTCAATCCGCTTCCAAAGTTTAGGTATGATCGTCTGGGTATATGACTGGTTGTTCTCCGTAATTATTGTAGACCCCTCCTCATCACTATCTGAAGAAGAACCACTCTTGTCAGCTCTGGAACTGTTATTTAACCGGTTACTGATCGCAGACATGTCCATAGTCTGTTCCAAATCCTGACGAGCTGCTTGAGAGTGGAACGGAGTAGAAGTagcattttttttcttatgacTGGGAGTTTTGAAAAGTTCTTGAGAATTCACTTCGAAATTCGACAAAATTTCACTAGAGTTCAACAGGGAATCAGTTTTCTTAGgattcaaatgtttttctggtgATTTAGACTTTGAACCATCATTTTTAGAAGTTTTTGTCACTTGTTTTGGAGCTGTATCACCCTGCTTAGATATTGAACACTTGTTAGAAACTTTTGATTTTTCCTGAATTTTACTACTACTATCAGAGTCACTGTTCCTCCTCCTCTCGTCACTGTTACTTCTCGAATTAGTTTTCCCCTGACGGTCGTCACTATCTGAATCACCGTTCCTCGATTTGTCACCGTTATTTTTCACACTTTCACTGGAGTCACTATTATTTTCAACCTCGTTATTTCTGTCATCACTATCTGCTTCAAACATATCCTGCGACATCATTTCATCATTGGATGtttttttcaaacttgaagtaactgttttcaaatttgtaaCATTTTGTAATTTGTTTGAACCAGTTGAAGACTCATTCACTCTCTTGTCCTCTGAGTCGCTATCACTGGAGTTACTCTTCTCATTAACCGAAGCTTTCTTAATCGGAGATTTACCTGATTTACCCGACATAGAGTGACTCTTCTCACCTCTTTTTGTCACCaccattttcaaaaaactttcccGCTTTTTCCGTAGATCTTCTTTGAAATCATCATCGGAATCCGGACTTTCCACAGTTCTCCCAGCACTTCCCCTTCTCTTATCCTTACCACCGATTTTCACTATATTCTCCATCACACTCTTCTTGGACGCCACTCTGCTGCTGAGTTCTTCCTCTGTCTCACTTTGGCGCTTCTCTTTCTTACTTCGTTTATCCGAATTCCTTCCCTCACCATCTTCGCTGCCACTCTCCCTTTGCCTCTTCATTCTTACTCCCTTTTCCTCCCCGATTCTGACTTCACACTCACTTTCAGTCAGATTATCACTTGAACAACCGAATCcttccctcttctccttcttcttcttcttcttcttctcccccacACTACTGACACTCAATCCACTATCATAATACACTGatccctctcctccttcttcgttCTCTTTTTCCCTCTCCTTCTCACTCACAATTGTTGTGCTTTCACAATCAGTAGCACTTTCCACTTCacccctcttctttttcttctccttctttctacCCCCAATCACACTTTCGCAATCCCCCACTGCCCCACTATNNNNNNNNNNNNNNNNNNNNNNNNNNNNNNNNNNNNNNNNNNNNNNNNNNNNNNNNNNNNNNNNNNNNNNNNNNNNNNNNNNNNNNNNNNNNNNNNNNNNCAATAATTCCATCAGCTAgcagtttctcaatttctttctccATGAAACTAGTGTCTTCAAGAGAATGCTTTCGGGATTTAGTAATTATAGGTTTAATGTCTTtagttaaaaactcaaaaagtgGTGGAGGTTCTATCTTTGCTGGAGCCAGATAATTGATAGTCAATGGGGGTTTAGTTCCTCCAAATGAAACTCTAAGTTCAGAGTGTTGATTAAGTAAGTCATGTCCTACAATAACATTAGCACACAAATCAGGCAAtacactgaattttgttttggggtaatgttgacctgaaaattctaaatgagcTACACAATAAAAGGAAATGTTCTTTCTTAGTAATGTTGAAGCCATGGACACTGCACCAGTTGTAGGGTACAATTTCAAGTCCACATTTTTTAGCAAAACAGTGTGAAATAAATGTCTCAGAGCTTCCTGTATCTATCAAAGCAGAAGTAGGAATGTTGTTTACCTGAGCTTGTACTGTAGCATTTTCAAGAACAGTAGAGGCTGCGATAAGcgccgaagatgaagaagttttagTAGATTTGCAGACATTTTTCCAATGACCTATTTTCTGGCATTTTTCGCATGAGTCATTTAGTGCAGGGCACTGCTGACGTGTTTTATGTCGCTGACGaccacaaaaataacatttttgaaaacttgagcttccagtttttacagctgacaaatttgtttctttacatgaattttctgaagaattatttgaagtggcaTTAAGAGTTATTTCAGAAGAGTAAGACGCTGATTGATTTCTGGCAGATTCCAAGGCACGTgctttttcaatagcttcatcaaGAGTTAGCTTGTCAAACTCCAAAAGTCTCAGTCTTATCTGATGAGAGCTGAGGCCCCGGATAAATGAATCACGAATGTATGTTTTCCTATGAGTTTCAGAATCAACATCTGCAAACCCACAATTCTTACTCAGTTGTTGTAAAGCTTGGTTATATTGGTCAATTGTCTCATCTGAAGACTGTtttctagttgccaatttatgtctagcgaatatttcatttattggtttTACATATGCAGATTTTAGTGCGTCAATAGCCGAAGTATATGAATTTTTGTCGGCAATTGTTTGATAAACAGAATGAGATAGAAAGTTGGTAAGCAACCGCAACTTACTTTCATCATCGATGTCTTCTTCGTCAAAAGATGCGATGAAATTCTCAAAAGTCTTTAGCCAGAAGTTCCATTCTTGTAGAGCTGTTGGAGAATTCGGATCACCATCAAACTTGTctggtttcaaaaatttgtccaTCGTAACGCGAATTTTTAGTTTTCGTTTCCAGAAAAGATTTGAAGATTATACATTTTGttgttgaatagaaattgtgaaatagagaatagaaattgattgactcgtatttgataagatgaattgatttgatgattttagattactgatcaataaattgtaatgaaaaacctctgcattctaggctttattgatcagtaatgaattcataacagattcaaaattagaataaatagttcaacatctgataacagaaacataagaagaaaacactagtcatatgatgattcaatatcatcacagTGCCAGTAAAAGATACCTCAACATAACCTTAAAAATCAATATCGCTTAACGcttattaattcatacaatttattgtttctTATTCCATATAATTTTTCGGAAATAAAGTTTATTATCAGAATTCATGTttttatgcatgaccaagcgggCAGATAAGAATCAAAATCTGGTAAGAGTCTGCACACAGGAGCAATAGTAGCTGCCACTAGCTTTTTAGGAATGTGGGATTGTCCGATACTTGAATGCATAGATGGCATTTCCAATTCTGTGCTCCTGCAACAGCAAATTGAGCTAGTGAAAAACCTACTGTTGTCCCCATGTAAGCTGTAAGCACGCTACACACAAAGACAATAGTGGCCTCCAAATTTAA
It encodes:
- the LOC120350284 gene encoding dentin sialophosphoprotein-like, with amino-acid sequence MDKFLKPDKFDGDPNSPTALQEWNFWLKTFENFIASFDEEDIDDENVDSETHRKTYIRDSFIRGLSSHQIRLRLLEFDKLTLDEAIEKARALESARNQSAGAVGDCESVIGGRKKEKKKKRGEVESATDCESTTIVSEKEREKENEEGGEGSVYYDSGLSVSSVGEKKKKKKKEKREGFGCSSDNLTESECEVRIGEEKGVRMKRQRESGSEDGEGRNSDKRSKKEKRQSETEEELSSRVASKKSVMENIVKIGGKDKRRGSAGRTVESPDSDDDFKEDLRKKRESFLKMVVTKRGEKSHSMSGKSGKSPIKKASVNEKSNSSDSDSEDKRVNESSTGSNKLQNVTNLKTVTSSLKKTSNDEMMSQDMFEADSDDRNNEVENNSDSSESVKNNGDKSRNGDSDSDDRQGKTNSRSNSDERRRNSDSDSSSKIQEKSKVSNKCSISKQGDTAPKQVTKTSKNDGSKSKSPEKHLNPKKTDSLLNSSEILSNFEVNSQELFKTPSHKKKNATSTPFHSQAARQDLEQTMDMSAISNRLNNSSRADKSGSSSDSDEEGSTIITENNQSYTQTIIPKLWKRIEKKLSEGIKEEYFEEDVFYLEDLSDNDEVWVAPCPKSLDVSSLLGRKLNLTGRTDLKALQAKDGASNMDCEAWASPIEHNENVVYCLQASKNRKKMIINPLKLAGRVSIEEKIRMPSPHEVEFSTTMKLVMPENLKVRHPLLGAEFKNQPKTFNSDDVSSPRVKKKKKKKSKNLEHESDIIIQNPTSSINYTSTIEEKCDESMERKKNKKKKSRDNESAEGQADMSSYSHKSGDTSNLSEGEKKKRKKDKKRSREEADEEPSLQEDVPCEESSEHSSKKKKKKKRRLDE